ACGCGACCCCGGTCGTGACGCTCGGTGAGGGCGGCACGCCGCTCATCCCGGCCCGTCGCCTCTCCGAGCGCACCGGCGCCCAGGTCTACGTGAAGTACGAGGGCATGAACCCGACCGGCTCCTTCAAGGACCGCGGCATGACGATGGCCATCTCGAAGGCCGTGGAGCACGGCGCCAAGGCGGTCATCTGCGCCTCGACCGGCAACACGAGCGCCTCGGCCGCCGCGTACGCCACGCACGCCGGGATCACCGCCGCGGTGCTCGTGCCCGAGGGCAAGATCGCCATGGGCAAGCTCAGCCAGGCCGTCGCCCACGACGCGCAGCTGCTGCAGGTGCAGGGCAACTTCGACGACTGCCTCGACATCGCGCGCGACCTCGCCGCGAACTACCCGGTGCACCTGGTCAACTCCGTGAACAACGACCGCATCGAGGGGCAGAAGACCGCCGCGTTCGAGGTCGTCGACGTCCTCGGTGACGCCCCGGACTTCCACTTCCTGCCGGTCGGCAACGCGGGCAACTACACCGCGTACTCGCGCGGCTACCGCGAGGACGTCGCCTCGGGCCGCTCGACGCGGATGCCGCGCATGTTCGGCTTCCAGGCCGCCGGCTCGGCACCGATCGTCCGCGGCGAGGTCGTGCCGCACCCCGAGACCATCGCGTCCGCCATCCGCATCGGCAACCCGGCGTCGTGGAAGTACGCGCTCGAGGCCCGCGACGAGACCGACGGGTACTTCGGCGCGATCTCGGACGAGGCGATCCTCGCGGCCCACCGCATCCTCTCCGCCGAGGTCGGCGTGTTCGTCGAGCCCGCCTCGGCCATCGGCGTCGCGGGGCTGCTCGAGCGTGCCGACGCCGGCGTCGTGCCGAAGGGCGCCACGGTCGTCATCACGGTGACGGGCCACGGCCTCAAGGACCCGCAGTGGGCACTCCGCACCCAGGACGGCGGCGAGGTCGCGCCGACCAGCGTGCCGGTCGACACCGCGGCGATCGCGGGCG
The sequence above is drawn from the Curtobacterium sp. L6-1 genome and encodes:
- the thrC gene encoding threonine synthase; this encodes MAHQWQGVLREYADRLDVTDATPVVTLGEGGTPLIPARRLSERTGAQVYVKYEGMNPTGSFKDRGMTMAISKAVEHGAKAVICASTGNTSASAAAYATHAGITAAVLVPEGKIAMGKLSQAVAHDAQLLQVQGNFDDCLDIARDLAANYPVHLVNSVNNDRIEGQKTAAFEVVDVLGDAPDFHFLPVGNAGNYTAYSRGYREDVASGRSTRMPRMFGFQAAGSAPIVRGEVVPHPETIASAIRIGNPASWKYALEARDETDGYFGAISDEAILAAHRILSAEVGVFVEPASAIGVAGLLERADAGVVPKGATVVITVTGHGLKDPQWALRTQDGGEVAPTSVPVDTAAIAGVLGLVSAR